One region of Aminobacterium colombiense DSM 12261 genomic DNA includes:
- a CDS encoding adenosylhomocysteinase — translation MENRIADVNLAPAGMKKITWAWQFMPVLRTLSKDYVPKAPLHGLKLAACLHLEAKTACLLITLHKLGAEVWAAGSNPLSTQDDVCAALVEKGVHVFSHYGMSTKEYYDNLRSVLRIAPDIIIDDGADLVATLHTEFPQLISLVRGGSEETTTGVKRLKAMEEDGTLKFPMIAVNDAYSKYLFDNRYGTGQSVMDGLMRTTNMLIAGKRVVVAGYGWCGRGVAMRAQSMGASVIVVEVDPHRAFEALMDGHQVMNMEEAASLGDIFLTLTGNTQVIRKEHFQHMKSGAILANAGHFDVEISKRDLSEMARSIESTRQNIETYELRDGRFLHLLGEGRLVNLACADGHPIEIMDLSFALQLESALHISRISLPAGVHPVPEEIDRSVMEVKLASLGISLEKLTEEQELYMKSWEE, via the coding sequence ATGGAAAACCGCATTGCAGATGTGAACCTTGCACCAGCAGGGATGAAAAAGATTACATGGGCATGGCAATTTATGCCAGTGCTTCGAACTCTTTCCAAGGACTACGTTCCTAAGGCTCCTTTACATGGACTGAAACTGGCGGCATGCCTGCATCTCGAAGCAAAGACAGCATGTTTGCTTATAACTCTTCATAAACTCGGGGCAGAGGTCTGGGCTGCAGGGAGTAATCCCCTTTCAACCCAGGATGATGTCTGTGCTGCCCTCGTGGAAAAGGGGGTTCACGTTTTTAGCCATTATGGAATGTCAACAAAAGAATATTATGATAACCTACGTTCAGTTCTTAGAATTGCCCCTGATATTATTATCGATGACGGAGCTGATCTCGTAGCTACTCTTCATACAGAATTCCCTCAGCTCATTTCTTTGGTGCGGGGAGGTTCTGAAGAGACAACTACCGGCGTTAAGCGTCTCAAGGCCATGGAGGAAGACGGCACACTAAAATTTCCCATGATTGCCGTAAATGATGCCTACAGCAAGTATCTTTTCGACAATCGTTACGGGACAGGGCAATCGGTGATGGATGGCCTTATGCGTACCACCAATATGCTCATTGCCGGCAAAAGGGTTGTTGTGGCAGGGTATGGATGGTGCGGCAGGGGGGTAGCCATGCGGGCACAGAGCATGGGGGCCTCTGTTATTGTCGTGGAAGTAGATCCTCACCGTGCCTTTGAAGCTCTGATGGATGGCCATCAGGTTATGAACATGGAAGAAGCAGCCTCCCTTGGGGACATTTTCCTAACCCTTACAGGGAATACACAGGTTATCAGAAAAGAGCATTTTCAGCACATGAAAAGTGGTGCGATTCTTGCCAACGCAGGCCATTTCGATGTGGAGATAAGTAAGCGCGACCTCTCAGAAATGGCTCGTTCCATTGAATCTACCAGGCAGAATATTGAAACCTATGAACTGCGCGATGGGCGGTTTCTTCATCTTTTAGGAGAAGGACGTCTTGTGAATCTGGCTTGTGCAGACGGACATCCCATAGAAATCATGGACCTGAGCTTCGCCCTTCAACTTGAGTCCGCACTTCATATTTCTCGCATCTCCCTTCCTGCCGGAGTGCACCCAGTTCCTGAAGAAATAGACAGGAGTGTCATGGAAGTAAAGTTGGCGTCTCTTGGTATTTCGCTGGAAAAGTTAACTGAGGAGCAAGAGCTTTATATGAAAAGCTGGGAGGAATAA
- a CDS encoding Asp23/Gls24 family envelope stress response protein, translating to MDEVHNTLDLESQEQEKEPEGAIEEQTMAAEERSVQGSVHIAEDVITELARKTLSLVPGVQPANPGLASKLGLVGRKAIDGIKVSVEENVTPPLITVDVFVLVKYGLRIPDVAWDLQEAVKNNLEQYTGYAVKAVNVNVQGIFINDRPAENVVADTEKLASDKIPTKEDFTSGIDVDAEPK from the coding sequence ATGGATGAAGTTCATAACACCCTGGACCTGGAATCTCAGGAGCAAGAAAAAGAACCAGAAGGAGCAATAGAAGAACAGACAATGGCTGCTGAAGAGCGTTCTGTTCAGGGGAGTGTTCATATAGCAGAAGATGTCATCACTGAACTAGCCCGAAAAACGTTATCTCTTGTCCCTGGGGTGCAACCGGCAAATCCAGGGCTAGCCTCTAAATTAGGGTTAGTAGGACGCAAAGCTATTGACGGGATAAAGGTTTCTGTTGAAGAGAACGTAACTCCACCCCTTATAACTGTGGATGTGTTCGTACTGGTAAAATACGGGCTTCGTATTCCTGATGTGGCTTGGGATCTTCAGGAGGCAGTAAAAAACAATCTCGAACAGTATACTGGTTATGCAGTGAAAGCTGTCAATGTCAATGTGCAGGGAATATTTATTAATGATCGCCCGGCAGAGAATGTTGTTGCCGATACAGAAAAACTAGCTTCAGATAAGATTCCTACCAAAGAAGATTTTACTTCAGGAATTGATGTTGACGCTGAGCCTAAATAG
- the nusB gene encoding transcription antitermination factor NusB, whose protein sequence is MTKNILPQKRRRSREIAIQILYALDIRNSEKVNEMFSLYPFGDEEPDVVSYASLLVKGVWEARFEIDTLIRKHVVGWRPERMVAVDRAALRLAIYEGIIKQMIPVPVAISEAVELAKTFGTDESGRFVNGVLGKIVRALSPSVKDEENAGDKPSKTLS, encoded by the coding sequence TTGACTAAGAACATCCTTCCTCAAAAAAGACGCAGATCTCGTGAAATTGCGATACAGATTTTATATGCCCTCGATATTCGCAATAGTGAAAAGGTAAATGAAATGTTCTCACTCTATCCATTTGGAGATGAGGAGCCAGATGTTGTTTCTTATGCTTCTCTTCTTGTTAAAGGAGTGTGGGAAGCGCGCTTTGAAATTGATACCCTTATACGCAAACATGTAGTAGGGTGGAGGCCTGAGCGAATGGTGGCCGTTGATCGCGCCGCCCTCCGTCTCGCTATTTATGAAGGGATTATAAAACAGATGATCCCTGTACCTGTGGCCATCTCTGAAGCCGTGGAGCTGGCGAAAACCTTTGGAACAGACGAGTCAGGCCGATTTGTCAATGGAGTACTCGGCAAAATTGTACGTGCTCTTTCACCATCGGTAAAGGATGAGGAAAATGCAGGGGACAAACCTTCCAAAACTCTCAGTTGA
- the mtnA gene encoding S-methyl-5-thioribose-1-phosphate isomerase, which yields MLPCPVCWNNQEKNLCVLDQRLLPWEVSFIFCNTCEDVAQAIESLAVRGAPAIGVAAAYGVALGARKGKLEVERAIERLSRTRPTAVNLFWALDRMSQIAAGTEEEKLFSCLLNEAHAIREEDIAINRQIGTLGQSLLPRDGIVLTHCNAGSLATAGYGTALGVIRAAREHGKNIKVYADETRPVFQGARLTAWELLEEGFDVTVICDNMAGALMQKQAVAAVLVGADRIALNGDTANKIGTYSLAILARYHSVPFYVVAPTSTIDKEACEGSCIEIEERDGSEVREPAGHPLIPESFPVWNPAFDVTPHTLIQAIVTEKGVLTPPFLEKIIDI from the coding sequence ATGCTGCCTTGTCCGGTCTGCTGGAATAACCAAGAAAAAAACCTCTGCGTTTTAGACCAGAGGCTTCTTCCCTGGGAAGTGTCTTTTATATTTTGCAACACTTGTGAAGATGTGGCGCAAGCAATAGAAAGCCTGGCAGTTCGCGGCGCCCCGGCCATAGGAGTTGCGGCAGCCTATGGGGTGGCACTTGGGGCACGAAAGGGAAAGTTAGAAGTAGAAAGAGCCATAGAAAGGCTTTCCAGAACGAGACCAACTGCTGTAAATCTATTCTGGGCTCTGGATCGAATGTCACAAATTGCGGCGGGAACAGAAGAAGAGAAACTCTTTTCGTGTTTGCTTAATGAAGCCCACGCCATTCGGGAAGAAGATATTGCTATAAATCGTCAGATCGGCACTTTGGGTCAGAGCCTTCTTCCCAGGGATGGCATAGTTTTAACTCACTGCAATGCTGGTTCTCTTGCCACTGCAGGTTATGGTACAGCATTGGGAGTAATTCGTGCAGCACGGGAACATGGTAAAAATATAAAGGTCTATGCTGATGAAACCCGTCCGGTCTTTCAAGGGGCTCGCCTTACCGCATGGGAACTGCTTGAGGAGGGGTTTGATGTTACTGTAATATGTGACAATATGGCAGGTGCTCTTATGCAAAAACAGGCTGTTGCCGCTGTTTTGGTAGGAGCCGATAGAATTGCATTGAATGGTGATACAGCTAATAAAATTGGCACTTATTCCCTCGCTATTCTGGCCCGCTATCACTCAGTGCCCTTTTATGTGGTTGCGCCAACGTCGACCATAGATAAGGAGGCCTGCGAGGGGTCTTGCATTGAAATTGAAGAAAGGGACGGCAGCGAGGTGCGGGAGCCTGCCGGCCATCCTCTGATCCCAGAGTCATTTCCTGTTTGGAACCCGGCCTTCGATGTAACCCCACATACACTAATACAAGCAATCGTCACAGAAAAAGGGGTTCTGACTCCGCCCTTTCTTGAAAAGATCATTGATATATAA
- the efp gene encoding elongation factor P produces the protein MSQVIDTSDFYSGIKVKWQDGIWEIIDYQHHKMGRGGAVIRTKLRNVETGSSVETTFRSGEKFERVIYDEKAAQFLYQEGDSYVFMDMGTYDQLYIHKDVLGDAINYLTDNLEVQIEYFEERVMGIDLPKSVELQVIDTPPGYKGDTVSSGGKPATLETGITITVPIFINIGDTVVVDTRSGEYLERAKK, from the coding sequence ATGAGTCAAGTTATTGACACCAGTGATTTTTATTCGGGCATAAAAGTGAAGTGGCAAGATGGAATATGGGAAATAATAGATTACCAGCATCATAAAATGGGCCGCGGTGGAGCTGTTATTCGCACAAAACTTAGAAATGTCGAAACAGGATCTTCTGTAGAGACGACATTCCGTTCCGGAGAAAAATTTGAAAGAGTCATTTATGACGAGAAAGCAGCGCAGTTTCTTTACCAGGAAGGGGACAGCTACGTTTTCATGGATATGGGAACCTATGATCAGCTCTATATCCATAAAGATGTGCTCGGGGATGCAATTAATTATTTGACTGACAACCTGGAAGTACAGATTGAGTATTTTGAAGAACGAGTAATGGGAATCGATCTCCCCAAAAGCGTGGAGTTGCAAGTTATAGACACTCCTCCTGGATACAAGGGGGATACTGTTTCCAGCGGAGGGAAACCGGCGACACTGGAAACAGGAATAACAATTACAGTGCCAATTTTTATAAACATTGGAGACACAGTGGTTGTTGATACCCGTTCTGGAGAATATCTCGAACGGGCTAAAAAATGA
- a CDS encoding CD1247 N-terminal domain-containing protein, with amino-acid sequence MSAKEKIAYLKGLLAGLNMKDETAAKAFSSVTEALEALADEIEEHAALIEEQQDLYEELEDDFSLLDEDLDTLERSFAEFMGEDFEETDEEENEFDEAYESVACPKCGHVFYYQPEMYEEGEALQCPDCGETFAQPAEE; translated from the coding sequence ATGAGCGCAAAAGAAAAGATAGCATATCTGAAGGGCTTGTTGGCTGGGCTTAACATGAAGGATGAAACTGCAGCTAAAGCGTTTAGCTCGGTTACTGAAGCTCTTGAAGCTCTTGCAGATGAAATTGAAGAGCATGCAGCGCTAATTGAAGAGCAGCAGGATCTTTATGAAGAGCTTGAAGACGATTTCTCTCTTCTTGACGAGGACCTTGATACTTTAGAACGATCCTTTGCAGAGTTCATGGGTGAAGATTTTGAAGAAACCGACGAAGAAGAGAATGAATTTGATGAAGCCTATGAGTCTGTAGCATGCCCGAAATGCGGACATGTTTTTTACTACCAGCCGGAAATGTATGAAGAAGGCGAAGCTCTTCAATGCCCTGACTGTGGAGAGACCTTTGCCCAACCAGCTGAGGAGTAA
- the ruvX gene encoding Holliday junction resolvase RuvX: MRCEGSLKNRWECDMGRILALDIGEKRIGMAVSDPLGCFAQGVGFIPMNKEWLLKLDESLISLNVEMLLIGNPLRTNGTAGPETDKIKNIAAELKIRYPHISIVLWDERFTTSIAQQVLLEGNVSRKKRKEKVDQLAAALILQNYLDHTRGV; encoded by the coding sequence ATGCGTTGCGAGGGATCGTTGAAAAACAGATGGGAGTGTGACATGGGCCGAATTCTTGCCCTTGATATTGGCGAAAAAAGGATAGGAATGGCTGTTTCCGATCCCCTGGGGTGTTTCGCCCAGGGGGTCGGTTTCATCCCCATGAATAAGGAATGGCTTTTAAAACTAGACGAAAGTCTCATCTCTCTAAATGTAGAAATGCTGTTAATCGGCAACCCCCTCCGCACTAATGGAACAGCTGGCCCTGAAACCGACAAGATAAAAAACATTGCGGCAGAACTGAAAATAAGATATCCTCACATTTCTATAGTATTATGGGACGAGAGGTTCACAACATCCATAGCTCAACAGGTGCTTCTCGAAGGGAATGTGTCGCGAAAAAAAAGAAAAGAAAAGGTGGATCAGCTTGCAGCGGCCCTTATTCTTCAGAATTATCTTGACCATACGAGAGGTGTTTAG
- a CDS encoding amidohydrolase, translating into MSTYLFQNTYIYDGQMERGLRCDVLVENGVISKIEAPNTIDDGHVSLIDCNGEKLLLPGFVNGHTHAAMSLLRGLGEETPLMSWLKEQIWPVEARLTPEYIYWGTALALLEMASCGVTCFGDMYFEMDQVAQVSLAMGMKCALSRGLIGEDQKRVDENLKLIDDWHGKKGLLSVQLGPHAPYTVPMNAMKKISELALERNVGIHTHFLETEWERQYLRDELHCQPVEYLEKTGLLNTPRTILAHGVWFLPEELPLLKDSNITIVHNPNSNLKLGSGIMPLPEMIDQGISVSLGTDGAASNNRLDIWEEMRHGALIHKGVRHDPTIIKAKQILTMATLNGARGLGFEKTGLIRETWDADLVLIDLDRPHYLGFDVETLPVYIVYAGSSTDVEATMVKGQWVYFNGEFPSVDREEILKQAAQARKALIS; encoded by the coding sequence ATGTCAACCTACCTCTTTCAAAACACATACATTTACGATGGACAAATGGAACGAGGCCTGCGCTGCGATGTGCTCGTAGAGAATGGGGTAATTTCTAAAATAGAAGCTCCTAACACCATCGACGATGGCCATGTCTCCCTTATTGACTGTAACGGGGAAAAACTACTTCTTCCCGGTTTTGTTAATGGTCACACCCATGCGGCCATGTCCCTTTTACGGGGACTTGGCGAAGAAACGCCTTTGATGTCGTGGTTGAAAGAACAGATTTGGCCAGTGGAAGCCCGCCTTACACCGGAATATATTTATTGGGGAACGGCATTGGCCCTTTTAGAAATGGCTTCCTGCGGGGTAACATGTTTTGGCGATATGTATTTTGAAATGGATCAGGTGGCTCAAGTTTCTTTGGCCATGGGAATGAAATGCGCTCTTTCCAGAGGCCTCATCGGTGAAGATCAGAAGAGGGTCGATGAGAACCTGAAACTTATCGATGATTGGCATGGAAAGAAAGGACTTCTCTCTGTGCAGCTAGGTCCCCATGCTCCCTATACTGTCCCCATGAATGCCATGAAAAAAATAAGTGAGCTGGCTTTAGAAAGGAACGTAGGAATCCACACCCATTTTCTTGAAACTGAATGGGAACGGCAGTACCTGAGAGACGAACTTCATTGTCAGCCAGTGGAATATCTGGAAAAGACAGGATTGCTTAATACTCCAAGAACCATACTTGCCCACGGAGTATGGTTCTTGCCAGAGGAACTTCCATTGTTAAAAGATTCCAATATAACCATAGTTCATAATCCTAATAGCAATTTAAAATTGGGAAGCGGCATTATGCCTCTTCCTGAAATGATCGATCAGGGTATTTCTGTTTCCCTCGGCACGGATGGCGCCGCCAGCAACAACCGGCTCGATATATGGGAAGAAATGCGTCATGGGGCCCTTATTCATAAAGGTGTTCGCCATGACCCTACAATAATAAAAGCGAAACAAATTTTGACCATGGCAACTTTGAATGGAGCCCGTGGACTGGGCTTTGAAAAAACGGGACTTATCCGCGAAACTTGGGATGCTGACCTCGTTCTCATCGATCTTGATCGCCCTCACTATCTCGGCTTTGACGTAGAGACCCTTCCCGTATATATTGTTTACGCAGGCTCTTCTACCGATGTTGAAGCGACAATGGTAAAAGGGCAGTGGGTTTATTTTAATGGGGAATTCCCCAGTGTGGATCGAGAAGAAATTTTGAAACAAGCGGCTCAGGCAAGAAAAGCTTTAATCTCTTGA
- the xseA gene encoding exodeoxyribonuclease VII large subunit, giving the protein MRKMQGTNLPKLSVDEVTNRIQGLFFSDPVLQNLIVVGEIVEIKKHTSGHVYFTLSGDEGRLSCVLFKNDAARVPEWPRKGDEVWAEGRVGVYPPRGSYQLYVRRLTPQGIGAAARAREELRLRLDKEGLFDPRLKRKLPAYPQKVAVITSSTGAAIKDVLKVSRNRFPQCSIVIVPCLVQGYDAPEEIFSAFVQIRPLIDVDAVMLVRGGGSRDDLNPFDDERVIRAIRSCPVPVITGVGHETDTTLSDLAADVAASTPSAAAERLFPDHIDLIRHVDFFSSSLSRTMQTDIRKKKDNLAHFQQLMFTHSSRMVERGAKILQENKRHMDLLMKTLLEGRKQALSSVAGALNALSPLSILGRGFISCTKEEGEVVTSVDQLEIREKLILSFIDGRSNVRVEKITKTGEKDEDHAALSGLLE; this is encoded by the coding sequence ATGAGGAAAATGCAGGGGACAAACCTTCCAAAACTCTCAGTTGACGAGGTAACAAACCGCATTCAAGGACTATTTTTTTCTGATCCGGTACTACAGAACCTTATAGTTGTGGGCGAAATAGTTGAAATTAAAAAGCATACAAGCGGCCATGTTTATTTTACTTTATCAGGGGATGAAGGGCGGTTATCATGTGTTCTTTTCAAGAATGATGCTGCTCGTGTTCCTGAGTGGCCCCGAAAAGGGGATGAAGTGTGGGCGGAAGGCCGTGTTGGAGTGTATCCTCCCAGGGGGAGCTATCAGCTCTATGTACGCCGTCTTACCCCTCAAGGAATAGGGGCTGCGGCTCGTGCCAGGGAAGAATTACGCTTGCGGCTTGATAAAGAGGGGCTTTTTGACCCTCGCTTAAAAAGAAAACTTCCCGCTTATCCGCAGAAAGTGGCAGTAATCACTTCCTCGACAGGGGCTGCTATAAAAGATGTGCTGAAGGTGTCACGTAATCGTTTTCCCCAATGTTCTATTGTGATTGTCCCTTGTCTTGTTCAGGGTTACGACGCGCCGGAAGAAATATTTTCTGCCTTCGTGCAGATCAGGCCTCTCATAGATGTTGACGCAGTGATGCTTGTGAGGGGAGGGGGAAGTCGCGATGATCTCAACCCTTTCGATGACGAAAGGGTTATCCGCGCCATACGGTCATGTCCTGTCCCAGTGATAACTGGAGTAGGACATGAAACAGACACGACCTTAAGCGATTTGGCTGCTGATGTCGCTGCTTCTACACCTTCAGCAGCGGCAGAGCGTCTTTTCCCCGACCACATAGACCTCATTCGTCACGTAGATTTTTTCTCATCTTCTTTGTCTAGAACCATGCAGACGGATATTAGAAAGAAAAAAGATAACCTCGCTCATTTCCAACAGCTCATGTTTACTCACTCTTCCAGAATGGTGGAAAGAGGGGCTAAAATCCTCCAGGAAAATAAAAGACATATGGATCTTCTAATGAAAACCCTCCTGGAAGGGAGAAAACAGGCACTATCATCTGTAGCAGGCGCACTTAATGCCCTTTCTCCCTTATCCATCCTTGGAAGAGGATTTATAAGCTGTACAAAGGAAGAAGGAGAAGTGGTAACCTCTGTAGATCAGCTTGAGATTCGGGAAAAACTCATTCTTTCCTTTATAGATGGACGATCAAATGTGCGGGTAGAAAAGATAACAAAAACTGGAGAAAAGGACGAAGACCATGCTGCCTTGTCCGGTCTGCTGGAATAA
- the alaS gene encoding alanine--tRNA ligase, with translation MRWRTGKEIRSLFIDFWESKGSKHYPSFSLIPNDPSLLFTIAGMVPFKPYYLGIQQPEFTRAVTSQKCVRTNDIENVGRTARHHTFFEMLGNFSWGDYFKKEAITWGWEFLTEVIGLEPERLYATIYKDDEEAYSVWRNEVGLPENKIYRFDKDENFWFMGNTGPCGPCSEIIYDQGPEFSCGKPTCDVGCNCDRYLEIWNLVFTQFDLQEDGTLVPLPKKNIDTGMGLERLTSIVQRVRTDFETDLFKPLIDHICAMTGVTYGSSPSHNLAVRVIADHIRSVAFMIADGILPANDGRGYVLRRLIRRAARYGKLIGLDRPFLLELFPDVLDLMADPYRELLDNRPMIEQIVSMEEKRFGRTLQQGTELIEQEISRLRLRHVDALSGTIAFELYDTYGFPLELTTEICAENDIKVDEAGFHVEMEKQRERARASSKQLSSEMKGDVYSQIAAEKGQTSFEGYVLSELDTEVVALIKDGQPVDFLSEGESGEAVLKVSPFYAERGGEIGDQGLLSAAGVKVCVTDTTSETADLIVHRVTVLEGVLTEGLAVHASVDKEKRESIRRNHTATHLLHEALSQVLGSHVRQAGSLVNEALLRFDFTHFESMTREQIAAVEDMVNRQILKNIPLETIESDLEQAREMGAKALFDEKYGDIVRVVRIKDFSTELCGGLHVDATGDIGAFKIIKEEGIGSGTRRITALTGLNAFRAFQNSFRVVEDLCNVLTLTTDELVSHVENMQAEIKGLGRKIDELKLNNLAAAIDESVKKEILSNGTSIFQGSFKGVSADMLRELCDRIKVKNKNIVIVLASQISEENVLIVAMADDEAMKAGAHAGKIVKEVAVILGGGGGGKPAIAQAGGKKPEKIDEAFHALRGIVEKQMGV, from the coding sequence ATGCGTTGGCGAACAGGAAAAGAAATACGTTCTCTTTTCATTGATTTTTGGGAATCGAAGGGAAGCAAGCATTATCCGAGTTTCTCCTTAATTCCTAATGATCCTTCTTTACTTTTTACCATTGCGGGGATGGTCCCTTTCAAACCATACTATCTTGGTATTCAACAGCCGGAATTTACACGAGCGGTGACATCTCAGAAGTGTGTACGGACAAATGATATCGAAAATGTAGGGCGAACCGCTCGTCATCATACTTTTTTCGAAATGCTTGGTAATTTCAGTTGGGGTGATTATTTTAAAAAAGAAGCTATAACGTGGGGCTGGGAGTTTCTGACGGAAGTGATAGGACTCGAACCTGAGCGGCTATACGCAACGATCTATAAAGATGACGAAGAAGCATATTCTGTGTGGAGGAACGAGGTTGGCCTCCCGGAAAATAAGATCTATCGTTTCGACAAGGATGAAAATTTCTGGTTTATGGGAAACACCGGTCCTTGCGGCCCCTGTTCCGAAATCATTTATGATCAGGGCCCGGAATTTTCCTGCGGCAAGCCTACTTGTGACGTTGGCTGTAATTGTGACCGCTATCTTGAGATTTGGAACCTTGTTTTTACCCAATTTGATCTTCAGGAAGACGGCACCCTGGTTCCACTCCCGAAAAAGAACATTGATACCGGTATGGGGCTAGAACGTTTAACATCCATAGTGCAGCGTGTACGAACCGATTTTGAAACTGATCTCTTTAAACCGCTCATAGATCATATTTGCGCCATGACAGGCGTGACCTACGGTTCTTCTCCATCTCATAACCTTGCGGTACGGGTCATAGCCGACCATATCCGCTCTGTTGCCTTCATGATTGCCGATGGCATTTTGCCAGCGAACGATGGACGAGGCTACGTGCTGCGCCGACTTATCAGGAGGGCAGCTCGTTATGGAAAGCTTATTGGTCTTGACCGGCCATTTCTTCTCGAACTCTTCCCCGATGTGTTAGATCTCATGGCCGATCCCTACAGGGAGCTTCTTGATAACCGCCCCATGATAGAACAGATTGTGAGCATGGAGGAAAAACGCTTTGGAAGGACTCTTCAACAGGGAACAGAACTTATAGAACAGGAAATTTCCAGACTGAGGCTACGTCATGTAGACGCTCTTTCGGGAACAATTGCCTTTGAACTATACGATACCTACGGATTTCCTCTTGAACTCACAACTGAAATTTGTGCTGAAAATGACATTAAAGTGGATGAAGCAGGATTTCACGTAGAAATGGAGAAACAGAGAGAGCGGGCTCGGGCTTCGAGCAAACAATTAAGCAGCGAAATGAAAGGTGATGTTTACTCTCAAATTGCTGCTGAAAAGGGACAAACTTCTTTTGAGGGCTATGTGCTTTCTGAACTGGACACAGAAGTTGTAGCTCTTATAAAAGATGGACAGCCTGTTGATTTTCTTTCTGAAGGTGAAAGTGGAGAGGCAGTATTAAAAGTATCTCCATTCTACGCTGAACGGGGCGGAGAGATTGGGGATCAGGGGCTTCTTTCCGCGGCGGGCGTTAAGGTTTGTGTAACTGACACCACATCTGAAACAGCTGATCTTATTGTTCATAGAGTAACAGTTCTTGAAGGCGTCCTTACAGAAGGTCTTGCCGTCCATGCTTCTGTTGATAAAGAGAAAAGGGAATCCATACGAAGAAACCACACAGCAACCCACCTTCTTCATGAAGCTTTGTCACAGGTTCTTGGAAGCCATGTTCGTCAGGCGGGCTCCCTTGTAAACGAAGCCTTGCTTCGCTTCGATTTTACCCATTTCGAATCCATGACAAGAGAACAGATTGCAGCTGTGGAAGATATGGTCAATAGGCAAATCCTCAAGAACATTCCTCTTGAAACAATAGAAAGCGACCTTGAACAGGCAAGAGAGATGGGAGCGAAAGCTCTCTTTGATGAGAAATACGGAGATATTGTACGGGTTGTACGTATAAAAGATTTCTCTACTGAATTATGCGGCGGCCTCCACGTGGATGCCACTGGCGATATTGGCGCCTTCAAGATCATAAAAGAAGAGGGCATTGGATCTGGAACCAGGAGGATTACCGCATTGACTGGACTTAATGCCTTCCGTGCCTTCCAAAACTCTTTTAGAGTAGTAGAAGACCTTTGCAATGTTCTGACATTAACCACAGATGAACTGGTTTCCCATGTCGAGAATATGCAGGCGGAAATAAAGGGATTAGGCAGAAAGATCGACGAGCTTAAACTGAACAATCTTGCAGCAGCCATAGATGAATCAGTGAAAAAAGAAATTCTGTCCAACGGAACGTCCATTTTTCAGGGGAGTTTTAAGGGTGTTTCAGCTGACATGCTGCGTGAACTTTGCGATCGTATCAAGGTAAAAAATAAGAACATAGTTATTGTCTTAGCAAGCCAGATCTCAGAAGAAAATGTTTTGATAGTTGCCATGGCTGATGACGAAGCCATGAAGGCGGGGGCCCATGCCGGGAAAATCGTAAAAGAAGTAGCGGTTATTCTAGGCGGTGGCGGCGGCGGTAAGCCTGCTATAGCTCAGGCCGGCGGCAAAAAACCTGAGAAAATAGACGAGGCCTTTCATGCGTTGCGAGGGATCGTTGAAAAACAGATGGGAGTGTGA